GGTCTCTTTCGGCAGCCGACTACATGCATGCCAAGAACTTTGCATCTTTTCGCAATCTCTTTGCCAATCTCTCCATATCCGATAATTCCTATAGTGGCGCCGTCTAAGTCTTGAATATCCGTATTGCTCCAGATTCGCTTGTTTTGATTACGCAGCATGGTTGGCAGCCCTCTTGCAAACCCAGAAATCATGGCAACAGTATGTTCGGCAATCGGTATAGAAGTGCAGCCCTTTGTATTAGTAATCAGTAGATTACTTTTAATTGTTTCCTCATGAAGCAGAGCATCCAGTCCAACACTTAATGATTGTACCCATTTAAGCTTTGGGGCGTTGTTCCTAATGGTAAGAGGGTCCATTAAACCTAAGGTAAGGATAATATCACACTCACTTAAATCGAAGTTCACTGCTGGTTCTTCTTTACCAAATTGCCAAGGATCAAACAAAACGGTTGCACCTAAGGCTTTTATTTTTTCGATATACTTTTTTGGTATATTGTACCTAACATAAATGACAGGGGATGATGAATCCATCAGTTAGCTTCCTCCATCGGCAAGGTGCGGATATATTGGAAGTAAGTTTCCGCAAGCCGTTTAATCGCCTCTTTAATTTTCTCCTCACTACAGTATGTGAAACAAAGTCTCATTGTGTTAAAGCCTTCGTCTTCAAGGAAGAAATGCTGTCCATCCAAATAGGAGACACCAGCAGTCATTGCAGCTTCCACAAAGTCGCTTGTATTTATGCCAGCAGGGAATGTGAGCCACAGAAAGAAGCCTCCTTCTGGTGAAACAAAGCTGACCTCGTCGCCGAAATGCTCGTTAATGGCTTCAACCATTGCCTCTTTTCTTGATTTATACGTATTGCTTAAATACTTGATATGTTCTTCGATATCCAGCTGGTCTAACACATTGTGAACAACTTCCTGTACATATACGCTAGTCAGCCCGTCTGTTTTCAAAATACGCATCTTAGTGATAATCTCACTTAATCCAATTGCCCAGCCTAAACGGATACCAGGTGCAATTACTTTAGAAAAGGTGCTTAAATAGATGACGCGCTCAGGACCGAAGGAGTGGATTGAAGGGAGATAAGTGCCTTCAAAGGAAAGCTCCACATAAGCATCATCTTCCAAAATGAAGAAATTATATTCATAAGCAAGCTCTGCGAGTTTCCTTCGTCTGTCTACAGAGAGATTGACACCGCCTGGATTATGGTAATTGGGCATGATGTACAGAAGCTTCGGAATTGGCTTTTGCTGAAGAGTGGCTTCTAATAACGCTTTTTCCACATAGTCAACCATTATTCCATTCTCATCAATCGGAAATGACCGTAATTTTACCTGCGCCAAATTAAATGTCCGAATTGCACCAAAAAAACAAGGAGCTTCAATCCAAATTTCGTCACCTGGGTCAGTGAGTGTTCGTGCCACTAAATCGATTGCCTGCATGCTCCCGGCAGTTACAAGGATTTGGTCCTCTTTTGCATGTACGTCACGGAGCTTTGATCGTTCGAGAATCCAGTTAACAATATGACTTGTGCCTGTTCCGCCGCTATAAGACATAGCACCAAACCCTTGCGTTTTCATGGCAGCTTGTGTTGCAGCAACCATCGTTTCTAATGGAAAAGACTCTGGAGCAGGAAAACCATAAGACAATGGAATAACATGGTCTAGTGAACCGGCGAAGGAGGAGCCGATAATCGGCATGTTCGGAAATCTTTTACTAAATGTAAATTGCTTTAATGAATTCATACTTTAAACACCATCCTCTTAAAAAATAATTTATTTTAAAAATTAACACTATTCAAATAATTTATAAAGTAATTTATTTCAAAAACTGCTTTTAGTAGAAAAGGATTGCTTGTTAAAGGCTAATCATAAATCCTTGATTCACTACCTCCATGTACTGTTTTGTAAATTCCTGATTTATCTTCCATGAATTGCTAATAAGCGAAGAAAATCTGACAAGATTAATGGTGCAGACATTCCTAATGGGAAAAGAAGCTGCCGATAGCAAAACTGCATGAAGCCAAGCCAGTTTGCTCCTTTCGTCAGTAAAACGTTTGGAGAATTACTGAATATAGAGCCAACTATATGCTATTTATTTCGAATATGGAAATATTAAAAGACG
This DNA window, taken from Niallia sp. Man26, encodes the following:
- a CDS encoding D-2-hydroxyacid dehydrogenase; the protein is MDSSSPVIYVRYNIPKKYIEKIKALGATVLFDPWQFGKEEPAVNFDLSECDIILTLGLMDPLTIRNNAPKLKWVQSLSVGLDALLHEETIKSNLLITNTKGCTSIPIAEHTVAMISGFARGLPTMLRNQNKRIWSNTDIQDLDGATIGIIGYGEIGKEIAKRCKVLGMHVVGCRKRPSITTSNDPADEVVGLEQVDDVIENADFLVLALPSTKETYQFINKEKLKLMKPSAYLINIGRGNTIAEADLLEVLTAQRIKGAALDVFEVEPLPSESPFWALENVIISPHNAYYSPKSMDRYMDIFLENVTRFKEGKELLNLVNKELGY
- a CDS encoding PLP-dependent aminotransferase family protein, which produces MNSLKQFTFSKRFPNMPIIGSSFAGSLDHVIPLSYGFPAPESFPLETMVAATQAAMKTQGFGAMSYSGGTGTSHIVNWILERSKLRDVHAKEDQILVTAGSMQAIDLVARTLTDPGDEIWIEAPCFFGAIRTFNLAQVKLRSFPIDENGIMVDYVEKALLEATLQQKPIPKLLYIMPNYHNPGGVNLSVDRRRKLAELAYEYNFFILEDDAYVELSFEGTYLPSIHSFGPERVIYLSTFSKVIAPGIRLGWAIGLSEIITKMRILKTDGLTSVYVQEVVHNVLDQLDIEEHIKYLSNTYKSRKEAMVEAINEHFGDEVSFVSPEGGFFLWLTFPAGINTSDFVEAAMTAGVSYLDGQHFFLEDEGFNTMRLCFTYCSEEKIKEAIKRLAETYFQYIRTLPMEEAN